One window from the genome of Nocardia higoensis encodes:
- the urtA gene encoding urea ABC transporter substrate-binding protein, whose product MSDPRSTRRQRSRRVRRALVVPTTLALTGLLLTACGAKDEAGTDVAAASCVDTSGSSIKVGSLHSLSGTMAISEVTVANSTKLAVDQINAAGGVLGKQIELVLEDGASDPKTFAEKAEKLISSDCVAAVFGGWTSSSRKAMLPKFESLNSLLYYPVQYEGLEDSKNIFYTGATTNQQIIPALDYLKQKGVKSLYLVGSDYVFPQTANREIKAYAEANGIEIKGEDYTPLGSTDFSTIVNKVRTADADAVFNTLNGDSNVAFFREYTNAGLKAADMPVVSVSIAEEEVAGIGAANIAGQLTAWNYYQTVDTPQNKAFVDAYKAAFGADKPTSDPMEAAYTSVYLWKNTVEKANSFAVADIQANADGVTFDAPEGLVTIDGSNHHITKTARIGEIRPDGLIYTVWDSGQPIQPDPYLKSYPWAGGL is encoded by the coding sequence ATGTCTGATCCACGTTCCACCCGTCGGCAGAGATCACGTCGAGTGCGCAGAGCGCTGGTCGTCCCGACCACGCTCGCGCTCACCGGCCTGCTGCTGACCGCCTGTGGCGCCAAGGACGAAGCAGGTACCGACGTCGCCGCCGCCTCCTGCGTCGACACCTCGGGCTCGAGCATCAAAGTCGGTTCGCTGCACTCGCTCTCGGGCACGATGGCCATCTCCGAGGTCACCGTCGCCAACTCCACCAAGCTGGCCGTCGACCAGATCAACGCCGCGGGCGGCGTGCTCGGCAAGCAGATCGAACTGGTGCTCGAGGACGGCGCGTCCGACCCGAAGACCTTCGCCGAGAAGGCCGAGAAACTCATCAGCTCCGACTGTGTCGCGGCGGTGTTCGGCGGCTGGACCTCGTCGAGCCGAAAGGCCATGCTGCCCAAGTTCGAGAGCCTGAACTCGCTGCTGTACTACCCGGTGCAGTACGAGGGCCTGGAGGACAGCAAGAACATCTTCTACACCGGTGCGACCACCAACCAGCAGATCATCCCGGCGCTGGACTATCTGAAGCAGAAGGGCGTGAAGTCGCTCTATCTGGTGGGTTCGGACTACGTCTTCCCGCAGACCGCCAACCGGGAGATCAAGGCCTACGCCGAGGCCAACGGCATCGAGATCAAGGGCGAGGACTACACCCCACTGGGCTCGACCGACTTCTCCACCATCGTCAACAAGGTCCGTACCGCCGACGCCGACGCCGTGTTCAACACCCTCAACGGCGACTCCAACGTCGCGTTCTTCCGCGAGTACACCAACGCCGGCCTGAAAGCCGCCGACATGCCGGTGGTTTCGGTGTCCATCGCCGAGGAGGAGGTCGCCGGCATCGGCGCGGCGAACATCGCGGGTCAGCTGACCGCCTGGAACTACTACCAGACCGTCGACACCCCGCAGAACAAGGCCTTCGTCGACGCCTACAAGGCCGCCTTCGGCGCCGACAAGCCCACCTCCGACCCGATGGAAGCCGCCTACACCTCGGTCTACCTGTGGAAGAACACCGTCGAGAAGGCGAACTCCTTCGCCGTGGCCGACATCCAGGCCAATGCCGACGGCGTCACCTTCGACGCGCCGGAGGGCCTGGTCACCATCGACGGCTCCAACCACCACATCACCAAGACCGCCCGCATCGGTGAGATCCGGCCCGACGGCCTGATCTACACGGTCTGGGATTCGGGTCAGCCGATCCAGCCGGATCCGTACCTGAAGTCCTACCCGTGGGCCGGCGGACTCTGA
- the ramB gene encoding acetate metabolism transcriptional regulator RamB, translating into MAKTYVGARLRQLRTERGLSQVVLAQQLEISASYLNQIEHDVRPLTVPVLLKISDVFGVDATFFSSQDDTRLIAELQEVVMDQELGIEADTQEIAEMVSTHPSMARAMVAMHRRYRNTSAQLAAATEDRFADGAGSATISKPHEEVRDYFYQHQNYIHELDTAAEELNSRIRLHGGDVNTGIARILREHGVRIIERIDLGEGVLHRYDPEALRLEISPHLSGGQRTFKLAAELAYFECGDLLEKLVDEGNFASEDTRKLAMLGLANYFAAATVLPYTHFLEVAEDFRYDIERLSAFFSQSYETICHRLSTMQRPSARGVPFSFVRVDRAGNMSKRQSATGFHFSSSGGTCPLWNVYETFAYPGKIMTQIAQMPDGRKYLWVARTVERRATRYGQPSKTFAIGLGCEVRHAGRVVYADGIDLDQVKATPIGAGCRVCERANCPQRAFPPLGKTLDISEHRSSVSPYVLK; encoded by the coding sequence ATGGCCAAGACTTATGTGGGCGCACGACTGCGCCAGCTGCGCACCGAGCGCGGCCTGAGTCAGGTCGTGCTCGCCCAGCAGCTCGAGATCTCGGCCAGCTACCTGAACCAGATCGAACACGACGTACGCCCGCTGACGGTGCCGGTCCTGCTCAAGATCAGCGACGTGTTCGGCGTGGACGCGACCTTCTTCTCCTCCCAGGACGACACCCGGCTCATCGCCGAGCTCCAGGAGGTCGTGATGGATCAGGAACTCGGCATCGAGGCCGACACCCAGGAGATCGCCGAGATGGTCTCCACACACCCGAGCATGGCGCGCGCCATGGTGGCCATGCACCGCCGCTACCGCAACACCAGCGCCCAACTGGCCGCCGCCACCGAGGACCGATTCGCCGACGGCGCGGGCAGCGCCACCATCTCCAAACCGCACGAGGAAGTGCGCGACTACTTCTATCAGCACCAGAACTACATCCACGAACTCGACACCGCCGCCGAGGAACTCAATTCGCGCATCCGGTTGCACGGCGGCGACGTCAACACCGGCATCGCCCGGATCCTGCGTGAACACGGTGTGCGCATCATCGAACGCATCGATCTCGGCGAGGGCGTGCTGCACCGATACGACCCCGAGGCACTGCGCCTGGAGATCTCCCCGCATCTGTCCGGCGGGCAGCGCACCTTCAAGCTGGCCGCCGAGCTGGCCTACTTCGAATGCGGCGATCTGCTCGAAAAACTGGTCGACGAGGGCAATTTCGCTTCCGAGGACACCCGCAAGCTGGCGATGCTCGGCCTGGCCAACTACTTCGCGGCGGCCACCGTACTGCCCTATACCCACTTCCTCGAGGTGGCCGAGGACTTCCGCTACGACATCGAACGGCTCTCGGCCTTCTTCTCACAGAGCTACGAGACCATCTGTCACCGGCTTTCGACCATGCAGCGCCCGTCCGCGCGCGGAGTGCCGTTCTCCTTCGTCCGGGTGGACCGGGCGGGCAACATGTCCAAACGGCAGTCCGCGACCGGTTTCCACTTCTCCTCCAGCGGCGGCACCTGCCCGCTGTGGAACGTCTACGAGACCTTCGCCTATCCCGGCAAGATCATGACCCAGATCGCGCAGATGCCCGACGGCCGCAAATACCTGTGGGTCGCGCGCACCGTGGAGCGACGCGCGACGCGCTACGGTCAGCCCAGCAAGACCTTCGCGATCGGCCTGGGATGCGAAGTGCGCCATGCGGGCCGGGTGGTCTATGCCGACGGCATCGACCTCGATCAGGTCAAGGCCACGCCGATCGGCGCGGGCTGCCGGGTGTGCGAGCGAGCCAACTGCCCGCAACGGGCGTTCCCCCCGCTGGGCAAGACCCTCGACATCAGCGAACACCGCAGCTCGGTGTCGCCGTATGTGCTGAAATAG
- a CDS encoding ATP-dependent DNA ligase: MLFADVVRTSAAVRSTRSRKAKVAALAELLRAAAPEEVAPVVAWLSGDLSQGRLGAGWRTLAGLDAVPPAALPTVTVTAVEAILDQVAAQSGPGSGTRRKELLTELWTAATTAEQEYLPRLLTGELRQGALTALVAEAVAEAAGVPLPVVRRAYMLSGRLPVTAVAALRGGAEELAAFRLEVGRPIQPMLASPGSSLDEATAEFGGEVSIEHKLDGARIQVHRHGAQVRVFTRTLREITDGVPELVALVRGLECESVVLDGETLALTEDGRPRPFQETMSRFATLLPPTADDAGGADGEGPDGEGADGEGSDGEDPVVAGSVAPEFDAATARHLPPGALLLPPVNSSRELLLHPYFFDCLHLNGRDLLDAPLSQRRDALLSVAGSHTIPALISPDGETAAEYLDGALAAGHEGLMVKSLSAPYAAGRRGRSWLKIKPVHSLDLIVLGAEWGYGRRTGYLSNLHLGARDPRTGEPVMVGKTFKGLTDALLAWQTAEFPRHERARDEHTVYLWPELVVEIALDGVQVSPRYPGGVALRFARVVRYRPDKTPDQVDTIDTVRGLLP; encoded by the coding sequence GTGTTGTTCGCCGATGTCGTACGAACTTCGGCCGCCGTGCGGTCCACGCGGTCCAGGAAAGCCAAGGTTGCCGCACTGGCGGAGCTGCTGCGCGCGGCCGCGCCGGAGGAAGTCGCGCCGGTCGTCGCGTGGCTGTCCGGCGACCTGAGCCAGGGGCGTCTCGGCGCGGGCTGGCGCACGCTGGCCGGGCTCGACGCCGTGCCGCCTGCCGCACTGCCCACCGTGACCGTGACCGCCGTGGAAGCCATCCTCGACCAGGTGGCCGCGCAATCCGGTCCCGGTTCGGGCACGCGGCGCAAGGAACTGCTGACCGAGCTGTGGACGGCGGCGACCACGGCCGAACAGGAGTACCTGCCTCGCCTGCTGACCGGGGAACTTCGCCAGGGCGCGCTCACCGCGCTGGTCGCCGAGGCCGTGGCCGAGGCGGCCGGAGTGCCGCTGCCCGTGGTACGCCGCGCCTACATGCTGTCCGGGCGGCTGCCGGTGACCGCCGTGGCGGCGCTGCGTGGTGGCGCCGAGGAACTCGCGGCGTTCCGGTTGGAGGTGGGCAGGCCCATTCAGCCCATGCTGGCCTCGCCGGGCTCCTCGCTGGACGAGGCCACCGCCGAGTTCGGTGGCGAGGTCAGCATCGAGCACAAGCTCGACGGCGCTCGCATCCAGGTGCACCGGCACGGCGCCCAGGTCCGGGTGTTCACCCGCACGCTGCGGGAGATCACCGACGGCGTGCCCGAACTCGTCGCTCTGGTGCGCGGGTTGGAGTGCGAGAGCGTGGTGCTCGACGGGGAGACGCTGGCGCTCACCGAGGACGGTCGTCCGCGGCCGTTCCAGGAGACGATGAGCCGCTTCGCCACGCTCCTCCCTCCGACAGCCGACGATGCCGGTGGTGCGGACGGCGAGGGCCCGGACGGCGAGGGTGCCGACGGCGAGGGGTCGGATGGGGAGGACCCGGTCGTCGCGGGTTCGGTCGCCCCGGAGTTCGACGCCGCGACGGCGCGGCACCTGCCGCCCGGGGCGCTGTTGCTGCCGCCGGTCAACTCCTCGCGCGAACTGCTGCTGCATCCGTACTTCTTCGACTGCCTGCACCTGAACGGGCGGGATCTGCTGGACGCGCCGCTGTCGCAGCGGCGCGACGCGCTGCTGTCGGTCGCGGGCTCGCACACCATTCCGGCGCTCATCAGCCCCGATGGCGAGACCGCCGCCGAATACCTCGACGGCGCGCTGGCGGCCGGACACGAGGGTCTGATGGTCAAGTCGCTGAGCGCGCCGTACGCGGCGGGCAGGCGCGGGCGGTCCTGGTTGAAGATCAAACCGGTGCATTCGCTGGATCTGATCGTGCTCGGGGCGGAATGGGGGTACGGCAGGCGCACCGGGTACCTGTCCAATCTGCATCTCGGCGCACGCGATCCGCGCACCGGCGAGCCGGTCATGGTCGGCAAGACGTTCAAAGGCCTCACCGACGCGCTGCTGGCCTGGCAGACCGCCGAGTTCCCCCGCCACGAACGCGCCCGCGACGAACACACCGTGTATCTGTGGCCGGAACTGGTGGTGGAGATCGCCCTCGACGGCGTGCAGGTGAGCCCGCGCTATCCCGGCGGCGTCGCGCTGCGTTTCGCGCGGGTGGTCCGGTACCGGCCGGACAAGACCCCCGATCAGGTCGACACCATCGACACCGTGCGCGGTCTGCTGCCCTGA
- a CDS encoding inorganic phosphate transporter gives MTAELLVLLIVIATALAFDFTNGFHDTANAMATSIATGALKPRVAVALSAVLNLVGAFLSVEVAATVAKGIVQLDAVDGQDLLLIVFAGLVGGILWNVATWLFGLPSSSSHALFGGLIGTTIAALGWNGVIWASGSSGVLTKIVLPALLAPVVAALVASIGTWAVYRITAPADAETRRKGFRWGQVGSASLVSLAHGTNDAQKTMGVIFLALVAYGTVTKDDELPLWVMASCAVAIAAGTYLGGWRIIRTLGKGLVDIESPQGLAAETSSAAIILSSAHFGLPLSTTQTATGSILGSGIGKGAEVRWSVMGRMAVAWLLTLPMAGLVGAICWAVAHAIGGLPGVLVVFALLIGLCGFMWLRSRRDRVDTTNVNVWPGDTPPAAASAKPQPAAAQLAEAQPAEAQSVAPVEADRNAPFPTRPTRP, from the coding sequence GTGACCGCCGAATTACTGGTGCTGCTGATCGTCATCGCGACGGCCCTCGCATTCGACTTCACCAACGGCTTCCACGACACCGCCAACGCCATGGCGACCTCCATCGCCACCGGCGCGCTCAAGCCTCGTGTCGCGGTGGCGCTCTCGGCGGTGCTCAACCTCGTCGGTGCCTTCCTCTCGGTCGAGGTGGCCGCGACGGTGGCCAAGGGAATCGTGCAGCTCGACGCCGTCGACGGGCAGGACCTGTTGCTCATCGTCTTCGCCGGACTGGTCGGCGGCATCCTGTGGAACGTCGCCACCTGGCTGTTCGGACTGCCGTCCAGCTCCTCGCACGCGCTGTTCGGCGGCTTGATCGGCACCACCATCGCCGCACTCGGCTGGAACGGGGTCATCTGGGCGTCGGGCTCCTCGGGGGTGCTCACCAAGATCGTGCTGCCCGCGCTGCTCGCCCCCGTGGTCGCGGCGCTGGTCGCCTCGATCGGCACCTGGGCGGTCTACCGCATCACCGCCCCCGCCGACGCGGAGACCAGACGCAAGGGATTCCGCTGGGGACAGGTCGGCTCGGCCTCGCTGGTCTCGCTCGCGCACGGCACCAACGACGCGCAGAAGACGATGGGCGTGATCTTCCTGGCGCTGGTCGCCTACGGCACGGTGACCAAGGACGACGAACTGCCGCTGTGGGTGATGGCTTCCTGCGCGGTCGCCATCGCCGCGGGCACCTACCTCGGTGGCTGGCGCATCATCCGCACCCTGGGCAAGGGATTGGTGGACATCGAATCGCCTCAGGGCCTGGCGGCGGAGACGTCCTCGGCGGCCATCATCCTGAGTTCGGCGCACTTCGGCCTGCCGCTGTCGACCACGCAGACCGCGACCGGCTCGATCCTGGGCAGCGGCATCGGCAAGGGCGCGGAGGTGCGCTGGTCGGTGATGGGCCGAATGGCGGTGGCCTGGCTGCTGACGCTGCCGATGGCCGGTCTGGTCGGCGCGATCTGCTGGGCGGTGGCGCACGCGATCGGCGGGCTGCCCGGCGTGCTGGTGGTGTTCGCTCTGCTGATCGGACTGTGCGGGTTCATGTGGTTGCGTTCGCGCCGGGACCGGGTCGACACCACCAATGTCAACGTGTGGCCCGGTGACACACCCCCGGCAGCCGCCTCGGCGAAGCCGCAGCCCGCCGCAGCGCAGCTCGCTGAAGCACAGCCCGCCGAAGCACAGTCCGTCGCGCCGGTCGAGGCCGACCGGAATGCGCCGTTCCCGACCCGCCCCACGCGGCCGTAG
- a CDS encoding DUF3349 domain-containing protein, which translates to MTEPESNPAASEPETASPAVPTPASAEPTATSEREAASSADRPGMLARILDWLRAGYPQGVPTSDYIALFAVLHRHLTDYEVVMVAEELVRDNPETEITREAIVNAIARLAMEEPDPVDVARVAEQLAEGGWPLEDRLADPAATEAAEPNQVGREG; encoded by the coding sequence ATGACCGAGCCAGAGTCGAATCCGGCGGCGTCCGAGCCCGAGACCGCGTCCCCGGCGGTGCCGACGCCCGCGTCGGCCGAGCCGACCGCGACATCCGAGCGCGAAGCGGCCTCGTCCGCCGATCGGCCGGGGATGCTCGCGCGCATCCTGGACTGGCTGCGCGCCGGATATCCGCAGGGCGTGCCCACCTCGGATTACATCGCGCTGTTCGCGGTGCTGCACCGGCATCTGACCGACTACGAAGTCGTGATGGTCGCCGAGGAGTTGGTGCGCGACAACCCGGAGACGGAGATCACCCGCGAGGCCATCGTGAACGCCATCGCGCGCCTCGCCATGGAGGAACCCGATCCGGTCGATGTGGCCAGGGTCGCCGAGCAGCTGGCCGAGGGCGGCTGGCCGCTGGAGGACAGGCTCGCGGATCCTGCCGCGACCGAGGCGGCGGAGCCGAACCAGGTCGGGCGCGAAGGCTAG
- a CDS encoding hexose kinase produces MILTVTMNPAYDMTYRVERFERGRPHRVRSVEQRIGGEGINVTRVLNQLGRYARATGFSDHAFAAAAELELPVDFVHALPWVRRTVVISESDDGTATALAEPGARVTNPHAGDQLAVRVAGLLPDIGGLVISGSLPGGIDASLPAAIADTAIAAGVPTICDVEDEALRLVAKVPGVVLMPNRAELRTLTGQEPATPREVARCARPLVESGVRAVVVTRGAHGMVAVTAQGAWDASLPRPLAGNPTGAGDSAAAAVIAALASPGAPDWPAILTDAVATAAAAVVIPVAGEIDRSLRTQLAPTVRIDELPLP; encoded by the coding sequence GTGATCCTCACTGTGACAATGAATCCCGCCTACGACATGACCTACCGGGTCGAGCGATTCGAACGTGGACGCCCGCATCGGGTCCGTTCGGTCGAGCAGCGCATCGGCGGCGAGGGCATCAATGTGACGCGGGTGCTCAATCAGCTCGGCCGCTACGCGCGCGCGACGGGATTCTCCGATCACGCCTTCGCGGCCGCCGCCGAGCTGGAACTGCCGGTGGACTTCGTGCACGCGCTGCCGTGGGTCCGGCGCACCGTGGTGATCAGCGAATCCGACGACGGCACCGCCACCGCCCTGGCCGAGCCGGGAGCCCGGGTGACCAACCCGCACGCGGGCGATCAGCTGGCGGTGCGGGTGGCCGGACTGCTGCCCGACATCGGCGGCCTGGTGATCTCTGGGTCGCTGCCAGGGGGTATCGATGCGAGCCTCCCGGCAGCGATCGCCGACACCGCCATCGCGGCCGGGGTGCCCACCATCTGCGATGTCGAGGACGAGGCGCTGCGGCTGGTGGCCAAGGTGCCCGGCGTGGTGCTCATGCCCAACCGCGCCGAACTGCGCACCCTGACCGGGCAGGAACCCGCCACGCCGCGCGAGGTCGCCCGGTGCGCGCGGCCGCTGGTGGAATCCGGGGTGCGGGCAGTGGTCGTGACCAGGGGTGCGCACGGCATGGTCGCGGTCACCGCGCAGGGCGCGTGGGACGCGAGCCTGCCGCGGCCGCTGGCGGGCAACCCGACCGGAGCGGGCGACTCCGCGGCCGCCGCGGTCATCGCCGCCCTGGCCTCACCCGGCGCGCCGGACTGGCCCGCCATCCTCACCGACGCCGTCGCCACCGCCGCCGCCGCGGTGGTCATCCCGGTGGCGGGCGAGATCGACCGGAGTCTGCGCACCCAGCTCGCGCCGACCGTCCGGATCGACGAACTACCGCTGCCCTAG
- a CDS encoding XdhC family protein, protein MRDIVDDLLQVWYSGRTGGLATVVRSVGDGRWPVGSALLVDPDGVVHGAGLGGSVDDAIRDAAANAARTGRRAMHRLPVPSSEHGVAAGATIDVFAEPFSRHDFSEFPTVAAEIAAHRRVTVFTVVWNPDTDLIGQHLITDKRHNTELVALPESDVFVASFAPAPRMIIFGANSYAAALTVQARLLGYRVTICDSREEFAAPEAFPGAEVVVDWPHRYLNSLAGAGEVDASTAIVAFAHDPKFEIPLLTVALRLTDLGYLGAAGSYTAHLRRMEDLRAGGFDEAALSRLHSPAGLDVGAHTPAETAVSIIAELLAVRAGRDGGSLSQHGAALPATGIFDGRATVGL, encoded by the coding sequence ATGCGCGACATCGTCGACGACCTCTTACAGGTGTGGTACTCGGGTCGGACAGGTGGACTGGCGACCGTCGTGCGCAGCGTCGGGGACGGCCGGTGGCCGGTCGGCAGCGCGCTGCTGGTGGATCCCGACGGCGTGGTGCACGGCGCGGGCCTCGGCGGCTCGGTCGACGACGCCATCCGGGACGCGGCGGCCAACGCCGCGCGCACCGGCAGGCGCGCCATGCACCGGCTGCCCGTTCCTTCCAGCGAGCACGGCGTGGCGGCGGGCGCCACCATCGACGTCTTCGCCGAACCGTTCTCCCGACACGATTTCTCCGAGTTCCCCACGGTCGCGGCGGAGATCGCCGCACACCGGCGGGTGACGGTGTTCACCGTGGTGTGGAACCCGGACACCGATCTGATCGGCCAGCACCTCATCACCGACAAGCGGCACAACACCGAACTGGTCGCACTGCCCGAATCGGACGTCTTCGTCGCCTCGTTCGCACCCGCGCCGCGGATGATCATCTTCGGCGCCAACTCCTACGCCGCCGCGCTCACCGTGCAGGCCCGGCTGCTGGGCTACCGCGTCACCATCTGCGATTCCCGCGAGGAGTTCGCCGCCCCCGAGGCCTTCCCCGGCGCGGAGGTCGTCGTCGACTGGCCGCACCGCTATCTGAACAGCCTGGCAGGCGCGGGTGAGGTCGACGCGAGCACCGCCATCGTCGCCTTCGCCCACGATCCGAAGTTCGAGATCCCGCTGCTCACCGTCGCCCTTCGGCTGACCGACCTGGGCTACCTGGGCGCGGCGGGCTCCTACACCGCGCACCTGCGCCGGATGGAGGATCTGCGCGCGGGCGGCTTCGACGAGGCGGCGCTGTCGCGGCTACACTCGCCCGCCGGTCTCGACGTGGGCGCGCACACCCCGGCCGAGACCGCGGTGTCCATCATCGCCGAGCTGCTGGCGGTGCGCGCCGGCCGCGACGGCGGCTCGCTGTCCCAGCACGGTGCGGCGCTGCCCGCGACCGGCATTTTCGACGGACGGGCCACGGTGGGACTGTAA
- a CDS encoding nucleotidyltransferase family protein, giving the protein MPAVAVGIVLAAGAGTRYGRPKALAEGGAWLRAAIAALREGGCERVVVVLGATGPHHDGLGIPADVRTVWAHDWARGLSASLRAGLRAAAGGDYAVIMPVDTPDVGAAVVARVIKAALHAPSGLARAVFAGRPGHPVVIGHSHWVGVVAAATADQGAAAYISARDDMVCVTCDDLATGIDQDFPATTARERS; this is encoded by the coding sequence ATGCCTGCCGTCGCCGTCGGAATCGTGCTCGCCGCGGGCGCCGGGACCCGTTACGGCCGTCCCAAGGCGCTGGCCGAGGGCGGCGCGTGGTTGCGCGCGGCGATCGCCGCGTTGCGGGAGGGCGGGTGCGAGCGGGTGGTCGTCGTGCTCGGGGCGACCGGACCGCATCACGACGGGCTCGGCATACCGGCGGACGTGCGGACGGTGTGGGCGCACGACTGGGCGCGAGGGCTGTCGGCGTCGCTTCGCGCCGGGCTGCGGGCGGCCGCGGGCGGCGACTACGCGGTGATCATGCCGGTGGACACCCCGGATGTGGGCGCGGCCGTGGTGGCCCGTGTCATCAAGGCCGCCTTACACGCCCCGAGCGGGCTGGCGCGCGCCGTTTTCGCGGGTCGTCCGGGCCATCCCGTTGTGATCGGCCACAGTCACTGGGTGGGAGTGGTCGCGGCTGCTACAGCGGATCAGGGCGCTGCCGCCTATATCAGCGCCAGGGACGATATGGTGTGCGTCACGTGCGACGATCTGGCGACGGGTATCGACCAGGACTTCCCGGCCACTACCGCACGTGAGCGGAGTTGA
- the uraH gene encoding hydroxyisourate hydrolase, whose translation MDEAGGSEGTVSTHVLDAVRGMPAVGVAVALYRDGDRIAVGTTNDDGRVPRLAAGLRPGTYRLVFDTGDYFAARGEATFYPEVTVTFAVTGPGHHHVPLLLSPFAYSTYRGS comes from the coding sequence CTGGACGAGGCCGGTGGTTCCGAAGGCACCGTGAGCACGCACGTCCTCGACGCCGTGCGAGGGATGCCCGCCGTCGGTGTGGCCGTGGCCCTGTACCGGGACGGCGACCGGATCGCGGTGGGGACCACGAACGACGACGGCCGGGTGCCCAGGCTGGCCGCGGGACTGCGTCCGGGGACCTATCGCCTGGTGTTCGACACCGGGGACTACTTCGCGGCGCGCGGCGAGGCGACCTTCTATCCGGAGGTGACGGTGACCTTCGCGGTCACCGGCCCCGGACATCATCACGTGCCGCTGCTGTTGTCGCCGTTCGCCTATTCCACCTATCGAGGGAGTTGA
- the pucL gene encoding factor-independent urate hydroxylase, which produces MPLTGPIELSDNRYGKSENRIVRIRRDGPRHEIRDVNVSTTLRGDFADAYISGDQSAVLPTDTQKQTAYAFAKQPGLSPIEEYGLALARHFVDDIAPVHSARIDIEDYAWQRARVGAGEHAFTWVRQGPQVRTAAVTAGHAGSWVVGGVRDLVLLKSTGSEFAGFLRDEFTVLEPTDDRMLATSLTAQWRFAEIEDVDWEATYAGVVARMIEVFATHHSKALQQTLFEMGSAALADFPVLAEIRLAAPNKHHFDYDLGRFGIANHGEVYHADDRPYGLIEATLRRADAPEAGQAWQL; this is translated from the coding sequence ATGCCGCTGACCGGGCCGATCGAACTGTCGGACAACCGCTACGGCAAGTCCGAGAACCGCATCGTGCGCATCCGCCGGGACGGCCCGCGCCACGAGATCCGCGACGTGAACGTCTCCACCACGCTGCGCGGCGATTTCGCCGACGCCTACATCAGCGGCGATCAGTCCGCGGTGCTGCCGACCGACACCCAGAAGCAGACCGCCTATGCCTTCGCCAAACAGCCGGGCCTGAGCCCGATCGAGGAGTACGGGCTCGCGCTGGCCCGGCATTTCGTCGACGACATCGCGCCCGTGCACTCCGCGCGCATCGATATCGAGGACTACGCGTGGCAGCGGGCGCGGGTCGGTGCGGGCGAACACGCATTCACCTGGGTCAGGCAGGGACCGCAAGTGCGCACGGCGGCGGTGACGGCCGGGCACGCCGGCTCCTGGGTGGTCGGCGGGGTGCGCGATCTGGTGCTGCTGAAATCGACCGGCTCGGAGTTCGCCGGATTCCTGCGTGACGAGTTCACCGTGCTCGAACCCACCGACGACCGCATGCTCGCGACCTCCCTGACCGCCCAGTGGCGCTTCGCCGAGATCGAGGACGTCGACTGGGAGGCCACGTACGCGGGCGTGGTCGCCCGGATGATCGAAGTGTTCGCCACCCACCATTCGAAAGCGTTGCAACAGACCCTGTTCGAGATGGGCTCGGCGGCGCTCGCCGATTTCCCGGTACTGGCCGAGATCCGCCTGGCGGCGCCCAACAAACATCACTTCGACTACGACCTGGGCCGGTTCGGCATCGCCAACCACGGCGAGGTCTACCACGCCGACGACCGGCCCTACGGACTGATCGAGGCCACACTGCGCCGCGCCGACGCACCGGAAGCGGGGCAGGCATGGCAGTTGTGA